The Blattabacterium cuenoti genome includes the window GGAAATCCAAGATAATTATCCACATCAGTAGTAGTGGTTAATTGTCCTCCTGGTTGAAATCCAGTGAAAAGAATCGGACTCATATTAGCTCTTGCTGCGTATATAGCAGCAGAATAACCAGCAGGTCCAGATCCAATAATTACACAATCTTGTATTTGTTTTTTTTTGAATAACATAAAAAAAAATATTTTTTATTAAAAAATTCTATACTAATATTTTTCAAAATATTTTTAATTTTTATTATTTTATAAATAATGCATTATTTAAATTTTTTTATAAAAAGACATTTACATTTAAAAAAAATAAAAAACAGAATTTATATATTTTGCGTAATCAGAAAAAAATTTTATCTATTTTCTCAAGAAGAAGTGATACGTCAATATATAATTTTTTTATTAAAAAAAGTAAAAAATTACAAAAATTCTAACATATGGGTGGAATATCCTTTTAAAATAAATAAATTAAACAAACGACTAGATATTTTAGTTCAATT containing:
- a CDS encoding type I restriction enzyme HsdR N-terminal domain-containing protein, translated to MHYLNFFIKRHLHLKKIKNRIYIFCVIRKKFYLFSQEEVIRQYIIFLLKKVKNYKNSNIWVEYPFKINKLNKRLDILVQFNQKPHILIECKTPKIPITQKTFDQISIYNKIIKAPFLMVSNGIKNFIFQVDKYKKKFSFLKHIP